From the Pseudomonas sp. VD-NE ins genome, the window ATGGCCGCGTGAAGGATCTGCGCCAGCGGGCCGACGGTGGTTGGACGTTCAAACGCGCTTTGAAACGGCAGCACGTCTTCAGCCGCGACGTACACGTCTTCGAACACCACCGAACCGCTGCCGGTGGTGCGCTGGCCGAAGCCGCTCCAGTCGTCGATCACGGTCAGGCCTTTGCTGTCGCGGGGGACGAAGGCCAGTTGCTGTACACCGTTTTCATCCACCACAGAAGTGGGAATGCGCTGTGCGTAAATCGCGCCGGTCGCATAGAACTTGCGGCCGTTGATGCGATAGCCGTCACCGTCGCGCTTGAGACTGGTGACGCGGTCGTGAGCGGTTTTGGTGCCCAGTTCCGCCAGGGCATTGCCGAAGCGCTGGCCGGCGAGAACCTCGGCGTACAGCCGTTGTTTTTGCGCGTGGCTGCCGTTTACGCGCAGCACTTCCAGTGCGTAGAAATGGTTCTGCGGAATCTGCCCAAGCGAGCCGTCAGCCTGAGCGATCAGGGCAATGACTTTGGCCAGAGTTACGTTGGACACGCCAGCGCCGCCGTATTCCTTGGGTACGCTGATGCCCCACAGGCCCGAGCGGGAAAACACGTCGAGTTCCGGTAATGGCAAGCGACGTTCACGGTCGCGCAGGGCGCTGTCGCGTTTGAAATCTTCGGCCAGGTCGCTGGCGACGATCAGGGCTTGCTCATCGCTGGTGATGACCGCGACGTGATGGGAAAAAGTCATAGGTTTCTCCAGATGTCTGGTCGTCTCAGATCCAGGAATGGCGAGCAGGCAAAGTGCCGTTGAGGCGATAGGCGCCGACCGCGTGATATTTCCAGCGCACCGGGTCATGCAGGGTGTGCACGCGGGCGTTGCGCCAGTGGCGGTCGAGGTTGAATTCGGCGAGGGTGGCGCGGCTGCCGGCCAGTTCGAAAAGCTTTTCGCTGGCGAGCAAGGAAATCTCGGTGGTCAGTACTTTCGCTTCGGCCACGGCGATCGAAGCGCGGGCGGCAGATTCGGCAGTGAGCGGCGCAGCGTGTACTTGATCGAGAACCTGCCCGGCCTTGCGCAGCAGCGCTTCGGCGGCGTGCAGTTCGATTTTCAGTTTGCCGATATCGGCGATCACATAGAGGTCATCGCTGGCGCGATCAACCTTGGCATCGATCCACGGCCGTGCACGGGTTTTGACGAACTCGATGGCGTCGTCAATGGCGCCGCGGGCGATACCAGCGTCGATGGCGGCTTGAATCAGCTGCGACACCGCGCCTTGGGTGTTCGGGGTTTCGTTGATCTTCCAGTTGTCGACCACCAGGCTCGACTCGACACGCACGTTGTTCAGCAGAATCGTACCGCTGGCGGTGGTGCGCTGACCGAAGCCCGACCAGTCATCAACGATGCGCAGCCCCGGCGTGCCGCGACGGACGAAGGCCAGCACTTGCTTGCCGTCATCGTTGAGCGCCTTGACCGCGACCCAGTGCGCAAACAGCGCGCCGGTGGAATAGAACTTCTGGCCGTTGATCACGTAATCGTCGCCGTCGGCGGTGATCCGCGCTTTCAACTCCAAGGTGTTTTTGGTGCCGCGTTCCGGGCCGGCATTGCCGATGCGCCAACCTTCCAGGACGCTCTGGAACAGCTGTTGTTTCTGCGCTTCGGTGGCGCTGCCGAGCAACAGATTGATGATGCCGAACTGGTTCTGCGGGATCTGTCCCAATGCCGGGTCGGCCGCAGAAATGATTGCGAAAACTTCGGCCAGTGTAACGAACGAGACCTGCGGGCCGCCGTATTCGCGCGGGATGGCGATGCTGCCCAGGCCGCTACGGGTGAACTGTTCGATTTCCGACCATGGCAGCTTGCGCTGGCGGTCGCGTTTGGCGGCCTGCACGCGGGCGACTTGCGCCAGCTCATGGGCGGCCTTGATGGCTTGGGCGTCGTTGCGCAAGACCTGCGCGGGCAACAACAACGGGGCGATGTCCAGATCCGACTGGACGTTTGCGTCTGCCAGACTGGACATCAGTGCCGCTCCTTGGCTGCACGCAATGCCCTGGCGATCTGCACTGGGGTGATTGTGTTCCGGACCATACTACCTACCTCACATCTCATGAAAAACGCCGCAAGAGTGCGGCGAACGAAAGAATGTCCGGTGGTCCGGTTCATATACCCTAAGCGTGTATAAATATTAAATAAACTAACTTTTAGGAATATGTATAGAAGAGGTGATGGTCGGATTGGTTAAGAATTTTCAGGTGAGGGGGATAAACCCCCACCATCGGCCAGACACATCAATCCTTGCGCGATTCGGCCGCCTTGAGTTCGTGCCTCAGAGGGACTTTCAGATAAGGATTCAAGCAACCGATCTTCAAGGTGCGTGGCGGCGCCCAGCGAGAGTTGTTGCCGACTCGATCGAGAATGCAATACGTCACGTCCAGCCGTAGATCCTCGCCCGCTTCGTCAATCACCGACGGTGGTACCCAGACCTGAATCGGCAAGCCGATATCTGCGGCGGTGACTGGCGCCAGATCCATGCGCACATCACCCCAGCGCAAGGTGATGGCGTCGTCCTCGGCCATGTTCAGGTACGGCTCGATGGTCAGCGGTACGCCGCGTTTGATCTGATTCGGGTTCACGCCCTGACGGCGAATCGCATCGGGGATTGTCACGGGTGCCAGTTGCTGGTTTTCATCGGCGCTCAACGCTGAAGGTTGCCCACCGGGGCAGTCCAGTTTGACTTGCACTCGCGTCGCCGGCGAAAACGCCGGCCCCTGACCGACCTGCATCACCCGGTAGTGAATGCGCGCGGTGCCGTTGGCAATGAAACTCTCCGGTACCCGCAGGCTGACTGCCGCGCCGACGTCGTCGGCCTTCAGCACTCTGGAAGCGACATAGCATTTGTTCCAGAACAGTTCGATGAGGTCTCCGCTGTCCATATCGGGGTAGGGCGGTACCTCAATCTGCAGATGTGCGGCGGCGGTCAGATTGATGCCGGTTTTTTGCGCTGGCGCGAGGATCGGCGCTGCCAGTTCGGGGGTATGCGAAGTGCGGGTCATCGATTTCTCTCCTTGAAGCCTTGCAGCGAAGTCCGTTTCTGAAATAAACAAAAGACGTGAATAAACTGGCAATAAAACTTTAATTTTTATTCAGCTTGAATACGGGGTTGTTGAACTAAGTGGTGCTGGTTGTCGACTAGATAAGAGTGTGTGGGAAGGGGTGTCAATAGACGATATTAGTTAATCCGTGAATTACGAATTAATCAGAAGCTTCCTACGTTGCTGTGGCCTTATGCCTAGGTGCTAAAGCGAAATAGACCACGGAACTCAGGGGCTTTTTGCGGATTTTTGCGCAGGTTTATTCGAATGCGATCGTGCGGGGTGGTCTGGGTTTCAGGCAGGCGTTATCTGTTGCAGAACATATATATGTACCGCGCCGAATAAGGTTTTCTGGATAAGGGTGAAGGTGTGGGATGGGCTTTGATAAAAGGTAACTTCCATCCGTGGAAGTTTTCGATAGTGTAATTAAGTTCTCAGGCGTGATTAAGGAACTTGCTGAGAAACTGTTGAGTGCGTTCTTCTTTCGGGTTGGCAAACAACGCTTTGGCTTCACCTTGCTCGACAATCACGCCTTTGTCGAAAAACACCACACGGTTGGCCACGTCGCGAGCAAACCCCATCTCGTGGGTGACGATCACCATGGTGCGTTTCTCTTCAGCCAGGCCACGAATGGTCGCCAGCACTTCGCCGACCAGTTCCGGGTCGAGCGCCGAGGTTGGTTCGTCGAACAATATCACTTCAGGCTCCATCGCCAGCGCCCGGGCAATTGCCACACGCTGTTGCTGACCACCAGAGAGACGACGGGGATAAGCGTCCTCTTTGCCGGCAAGTCCGACCTTGGCCATCAGCTTCTTGCCTAGGGCAATTGCCTCGTCGCGCGGCATCTTCTTGACCACGATCGGGCCTTCGATGACGTTCTCCAAAGCGGTGCGATGCGGGAACAGGTTGAAGTTCTGAAACACGAAGCCGACGTGCTGGCGCAGGTTGCGCACCAGCGCTTGCTGCTGGTTCAGCGGGCGGCTGGTATCGATTTCGATATCGCCGACCTTGATCCGGCCACTGGTGGGTTGTTCAAGGAAATTCAGGCAGCGCAGGAACGTCGTTTTCCCCGAACCACTGGGGCCGATGATCGCGACGACTTCACCTTCCTTGACCTCCAGGTCGATGCCGTTGAGCACGACCTGACCCTTGAATTGCTTGGTCAGTTTTTCCACGACAATCATCGTCAGGACTCCTGGTCGTGCCGATTGACCCGCTCTTCCAACTTGTTCTGGAAGTGCGAAAGCACCGTGGCCAGAATCCAGTAGATCAGCGCGGCGGCAAGATACATGGTGAAGACTTCGAAAGTCCGGGCGGTAATCAATTGCGCCTGACGGAACAGCTCCGGCACCTGAATGGTGGCGGCCAGTGCCGTGTCCTTGACCAGCGAGATGAAGCTGTTGCCCAGCGGCGGCAACGCCGTGCGCATCGCTTGCGGCAGGATGGCTCGGCGCAGGGTTTGCGCGCGGGTCATGCCGATACTCGCAGCGGCTTCCCACTGACCGCGTTCGATCGAACCGATCGCGGCGCGCAGAATTTCACAGGCGTAAGCGGCCATGTTCAGCGAGAAGCCGATCAGCGCCGCCGGTAGCGGATCCAGCTCGATTCCCAGTTGCGGGAAGCCGTAATAGATCACGAACAGCTGCACCAGTAGCGGCGTGCCGCGAAAGAACGACACGTAGACGCGCGCCAGCCAGCTCAATGATTTGAAGCGCGACAGGCGCATCAACGCCAGGCCGAAGCCGAGCAGCAAGCCGAAGAACATCCCGCCGAGGCTGAGGACTACCGTGTAGTACGCGCCCTTGAGAAGAAAGGGCGCGGAGTCCAGCAACAGCGCCGTGGTTTCGGCGATTTGCTGGCTCAACTGCGGGAAGTGCGCTTCGAATTGAAATCCAGCTTCCATTATTTAGTGACGTCTGCGTTGAAGTACTTCTCGGACAGCTTCTTCAAAGTGCCGTCTGCACGCAGTTCGTCGATGGCCTTGTTCACGGCAGCCAGCAGTTCAGGTTCGCCTTTGCGCAGAGCAACGCCGGCTTCCTGACGGGAGAAAGCTTCACCGGCAGCGACGGTTTTTGGCGCTTTCTTGGCGTATTCCAGTGCGGCCAGACGGTCGATCAGGATGGCGTCGGTGCGACCGTTGTTGAGGTCGGCGAACTTGGTCGGGTCATCATCGTAAGTGCGCACGTCAGCGCCTGGCACGTTGGCGCGGACCCACTGTTCGTAGTTGGTACCCAGGCCGACACCGACTTTCTTGCCGGACAGGTCATTGGCGGTCTTGATGTTCAACGCGGCTTCTTTGCTCTTCAGCACCAGCGCCTGAATCCCGGAAACGGTGTACGGCTCGGAGAAGTCATACTTCTTCTTGCGTTCTTCGGAGATGGTCACCTGGTTGACCACGACGTCCAGACGCTTGGATTCCAGCGCGGCGAGGATGCCGTCCCACTTGGTTGGCTGAATCTTGGCTTTGACGCCGAGTTTTTGCGCCAGGGCTTCGGAGAGTTCGACTTCGAAACCGGACAGCTTGCCGTCGGCATCAACAAAGCTGAACGGTGGGTAAGTGCCTTCCAGGCCGACGTTGATAACGCCTTTGTCCTTGATCTGTTGCAGCTGCTCACCGGCCACTGCCTGGCCGATCAGACCGGCGCTCAGCGCCAGGCCCAGCGAACCCACCAGCAGATTGCGACGTAGTGCGGAAAAATTCATGACAAGCCCCTGTGTTTTCTTATGGAAGACGCTTAAGGAAAGTTGGCGAATTGATGATTCGTGCGCCTGCGTTATCGTGCCCTAAAGCAGCTTATGCGTCTTGCGCGAAATTCGCCTGCGGCGAGACTATAAGATGCCTTTGTTAGACTTGAAAATACTTAATAATTGAAATGTTATTCTTTATTGGAATATGAGAATCGTTCCCACGCTCTGCGTGGGAACGCCTCTAGGGACGCTCCGCGTTCCAGCGCTCAAGGGGACGCGGAGCGTCCACGGCTGCATTCCCACGCAGAGCGTGGGAACGATCTCGCTACAGGAAATCCTTGTAGGCAAACAACGCCGGCGCGCCACCGGTGTGCAGGAAGATGATCGGGCCTACATTGAAGCGCTGACGGCCGATACCATCGAGTAACCCAGCCATGGCCTTGCCGGTGTACACCGGATCGAGCAACACCGCTTCCTGACTCGCCAGCAATTTCACCGCCGCCAACGTCCCGGCATTCGGCTCGCCATAACGCGGGCCAAAGTATTCGTCCCACAACTCGACCTTGAAACTGGCCGGCAGTTCGACGCCGAGCAGCTCTGCCGTGCGTTCCGCCAGGCCCTGTACCTTCGGCCGCTGGTCTTCTTCACTGCGCGAAACGGTCACGCCAATCACCGGCAATTGCGGCAACACTTCGCTCAACGCCAACGCCAGACCGCTGTGAGTCCCGGCACTGCCTGAGGCCAACACTACAGCGGCGAAATTCAGGCCGGTGTCCTTGATCTGCTCGGCGAGCTCCAGACCGGCGCGCACATAACCCAGCGCACCGAGCGCATTGGAGCCACCGATCGGCACCAGATACGGCTTCTTGCCGTTGCTGCGCAAACGCACGGCGAGGGCAGCGAGTTGTTCGTCGGCGTTGTCGAGGTTGTCGACCAGCTCGACCTTGGCGTCGAACAGATCCAGCAGCAGGCGATTGCCGTTGCCGGTGTAGTTGCTATCGTCGGTACCCAACGGGTTTTCCAGCAGTGCTACGCAGCCGAGACCGAGTTTGGCGGCCAGTGCGGCGGTCTGGCGAACGTGGTTCGACTGCAGCGCCCCGGCGGTGATCAGCGTGTCGGCGCCTTGCGCCAAGGCGTCGGCGGCGAGGTATTCGAGTTTGCGCAGTTTGTTGCCGCCCATGGCCAGCGGCGTCAGGTCATCGCGCTTGATGTACACCTCGCGGCCGAGCCAGGTGGACAGGCGTTCGAGTTTTTCCAGTGGCGTCGGGTGGCCGAGCAGGTCGAGACGATTAAAGCGGTCCAGCTTTTGTTTGATCATGAGTCCGTACTGGCGGAGGAAGATGAAAGGACTATAGGCACGCGCTTTTGCAGGGGCAACCGCCAATCGCTTATAGCTAAATGAACTGACGCCAGCACTATCGGTTCTTAATTCGCCTTCGCGAGCATGCCGTAAAGTAGTCGCCGTTGACGCGGCCAGACAGTCCGGCCGCCCGTGAGGAGTCTTTACCGTGAGCGAGCGTTCCAGCCATTGGCAATTGCAGACCATCGTCAGCCAGCTGCGCAGCGCGCGGGATCAGTGGCGGGCACAGAACGGCCGGGCTTCCGGCGAACAGGGTGGCCGCGAGTTACCGTCGCGGGCAGCGATGGCGGAGATTCTTGAAGCATTCTGTGGCGCGCTGTTTCCGATGCGTTTGGGGCCGGTCGATCTGCGTGAAGAGAGTGAAGATTTCTACGTCGGCCACACCCTCGATGTCGCCCTGAATGCCTTGTTGGCGCAGACCCGTCTGGAGCTGCGTTACGTCGCTCGCCACAGCGCGCAGGCCGACACTGAAGTCGAGGCCCGCGCGATCCAGATCGTGCAGGATTTCGCCCTCGCATTGCCGGGCCTGCGCACGCTGCTCGACACTGATGTGCTGGCGGCCTATCACGGTGATCCGGCGGCGCGCAGTGTAGATGAAGTGCTGCTGTGCTACCCGGGGATCCTGGCGGTGATTCACCATCGTCTCGCCCACCATTTGTATCGCGCAGGTTTGCCGTTGCTGGCGCGGATCAGTGCGGAAATCGCCCATTCGGCGACCGGCATTGATATCCACCCGGGTGCGCAGATCGGCCGCAGCTTCTTTATCGATCACGGTACGGGCGTGGTGATCGGCGAGACCGCGATCATTGGTGAGCGGGTGCGGATTTATCAGGCGGTGACCTTGGGCGCCAAGCGCTTCCCGGCGGATGAAGACGGGCAGTTGCAGAAGGGCCATCCGCGCCATCCGATTGTTGAAGACGATGTGGTGATTTATGCGGGGGCGACGATTCTTGGGCGTATTACCATTGGCAAGGGTTCGACCATTGGCGGCAATGTATGGCTGACGCGCAGTGTGCCGGCGGGGTGCAATCTGACCCAGGCGAATTTGCAGCATGATGACGGGACGCAGAAGTAGGGGCAAAGCAAACCCTCATCGGAACGCCGCCCGCCCAGCCCTCTCCCAAAGGGAGAGGGGGCCGACCGAAGTGTCTTGCGTCATACATCGACCTGAAACACCGAGTCGATTATGGATTCGGTAAAGCAGGACCACGTCGGCGTATCTCTCAAATATCCCCCGATCAGCCTCTCTCCCTTTGGGAGAGGGAGTCGACCGAAGTGTCTTGCGTCATACATCAACCTGAAATACCGAGTCGATTATGGATTCGGCGAAGAAATTTCAGGTCGGCGTATCTCCCAAATATCCCCCAATCAGTCCCCTCTCCCTTTGGGAGAGGGCTAGGGTGAGGGGCTATTGAACGAATACCTTCAAACCCACGTCATACCCATCCTTGAGCTAGCGTAGGAAAACTACCGCCTAGCCGTACGATTAGTCCTTACCACCCCATCCATGTTTAACTTGAACGTTCATTCAAGTTAAACCGGTGGTTCGCTGCCCGCTCACAACAGGAGGCTTGCCTTTGCTGAGTCCGATCATTTCAGCCACGTTTCAACCCCTCGAGGTGCACGTTTCATGAGTGCATCGTCTACCCCCGCCAGTGGTCTGGTACGCATGAATCCGCCGGTGTTCTACTTCGCCGCGACGGTCATTCTGCTGTTTGGTCTCGTCGTCATCGCCATGCCTGAACAGGCCGGCGCCTGGCTGCTGGAAGCGCAAAACTGGGCGGCCAACACGGTCGGCTGGTACTACATGCTCGCGATGACCCTGTATCTGGTCTTCGTGGTGGTCACCGCCTTATCCGGCTACGGCAAGATAAAACTCGGTGCCGACCACGACGAACCCGAATTCAGTTACCTGTCCTGGGCCGGCATGCTGTTCGCCGCAGGGATCAGTATCACGCTGTTCTTTTTCTGTGTGTCCGAACCGCTGACCCACATGCTGCAGCCGCCGCAAGGCGAGGCGGGCACGGCGGATGCGGCGCGTCAGGCGATGCAGATCCTGTTTCTGCATTGGGGCCTGCATGGTTGGGGCGTGTTCGCCTTCGTCGGCATGGCGCTGGCGTATTTCGCCTACCGCCACAACCTGCCGCTGGCGCTGCGCTCGGCGCTGTATCCGCTGATTGGCAAACGCATCAACGGCCCCATCGGTTATGCGGTGGATGGCTTCGGCATCATTGCCACGGTGTTCGGTCTGGGCGCCGACATGGGCTTCGGCGTGCTGCACCTCAACTCCGGTCTCGACTACCTGTTCGGCATCGCTCACACCCAGTGGATTCAGGTCGGCCTGATCCCGCTGATGATGGGCGCGGCGATCATCGTGGCCGTCTCCGGCGTCGATAAAGGCGTGCGGGTGATGTCCGACATCAACATGCTGCTGGCCTGTGCGCTGCTGCTGTTCGTGTTGTTT encodes:
- the tcyN gene encoding L-cystine ABC transporter ATP-binding protein TcyN, coding for MIVVEKLTKQFKGQVVLNGIDLEVKEGEVVAIIGPSGSGKTTFLRCLNFLEQPTSGRIKVGDIEIDTSRPLNQQQALVRNLRQHVGFVFQNFNLFPHRTALENVIEGPIVVKKMPRDEAIALGKKLMAKVGLAGKEDAYPRRLSGGQQQRVAIARALAMEPEVILFDEPTSALDPELVGEVLATIRGLAEEKRTMVIVTHEMGFARDVANRVVFFDKGVIVEQGEAKALFANPKEERTQQFLSKFLNHA
- a CDS encoding SfnB family sulfur acquisition oxidoreductase is translated as MTFSHHVAVITSDEQALIVASDLAEDFKRDSALRDRERRLPLPELDVFSRSGLWGISVPKEYGGAGVSNVTLAKVIALIAQADGSLGQIPQNHFYALEVLRVNGSHAQKQRLYAEVLAGQRFGNALAELGTKTAHDRVTSLKRDGDGYRINGRKFYATGAIYAQRIPTSVVDENGVQQLAFVPRDSKGLTVIDDWSGFGQRTTGSGSVVFEDVYVAAEDVLPFQSAFERPTTVGPLAQILHAAIDTGIARAAYEDALHFVRSKTRPWIDSGNDKATEDPLTLKSFGHLSIRLHATEALLERAGEFLDTAQAETKAETVAAASIAVAEARAISTEISLAAGSTLFELAGSQATLIEHGLDRHWRNARVHTLHDPVRWKYHAVGNYYLNDENPPLRGTI
- a CDS encoding D-cysteine desulfhydrase, which codes for MIKQKLDRFNRLDLLGHPTPLEKLERLSTWLGREVYIKRDDLTPLAMGGNKLRKLEYLAADALAQGADTLITAGALQSNHVRQTAALAAKLGLGCVALLENPLGTDDSNYTGNGNRLLLDLFDAKVELVDNLDNADEQLAALAVRLRSNGKKPYLVPIGGSNALGALGYVRAGLELAEQIKDTGLNFAAVVLASGSAGTHSGLALALSEVLPQLPVIGVTVSRSEEDQRPKVQGLAERTAELLGVELPASFKVELWDEYFGPRYGEPNAGTLAAVKLLASQEAVLLDPVYTGKAMAGLLDGIGRQRFNVGPIIFLHTGGAPALFAYKDFL
- the epsC gene encoding serine O-acetyltransferase EpsC, with product MSERSSHWQLQTIVSQLRSARDQWRAQNGRASGEQGGRELPSRAAMAEILEAFCGALFPMRLGPVDLREESEDFYVGHTLDVALNALLAQTRLELRYVARHSAQADTEVEARAIQIVQDFALALPGLRTLLDTDVLAAYHGDPAARSVDEVLLCYPGILAVIHHRLAHHLYRAGLPLLARISAEIAHSATGIDIHPGAQIGRSFFIDHGTGVVIGETAIIGERVRIYQAVTLGAKRFPADEDGQLQKGHPRHPIVEDDVVIYAGATILGRITIGKGSTIGGNVWLTRSVPAGCNLTQANLQHDDGTQK
- a CDS encoding SfnB family sulfur acquisition oxidoreductase, which gives rise to MSSLADANVQSDLDIAPLLLPAQVLRNDAQAIKAAHELAQVARVQAAKRDRQRKLPWSEIEQFTRSGLGSIAIPREYGGPQVSFVTLAEVFAIISAADPALGQIPQNQFGIINLLLGSATEAQKQQLFQSVLEGWRIGNAGPERGTKNTLELKARITADGDDYVINGQKFYSTGALFAHWVAVKALNDDGKQVLAFVRRGTPGLRIVDDWSGFGQRTTASGTILLNNVRVESSLVVDNWKINETPNTQGAVSQLIQAAIDAGIARGAIDDAIEFVKTRARPWIDAKVDRASDDLYVIADIGKLKIELHAAEALLRKAGQVLDQVHAAPLTAESAARASIAVAEAKVLTTEISLLASEKLFELAGSRATLAEFNLDRHWRNARVHTLHDPVRWKYHAVGAYRLNGTLPARHSWI
- the tcyL gene encoding cystine ABC transporter permease, whose protein sequence is MEAGFQFEAHFPQLSQQIAETTALLLDSAPFLLKGAYYTVVLSLGGMFFGLLLGFGLALMRLSRFKSLSWLARVYVSFFRGTPLLVQLFVIYYGFPQLGIELDPLPAALIGFSLNMAAYACEILRAAIGSIERGQWEAAASIGMTRAQTLRRAILPQAMRTALPPLGNSFISLVKDTALAATIQVPELFRQAQLITARTFEVFTMYLAAALIYWILATVLSHFQNKLEERVNRHDQES
- the tcyJ gene encoding cystine ABC transporter substrate-binding protein; its protein translation is MNFSALRRNLLVGSLGLALSAGLIGQAVAGEQLQQIKDKGVINVGLEGTYPPFSFVDADGKLSGFEVELSEALAQKLGVKAKIQPTKWDGILAALESKRLDVVVNQVTISEERKKKYDFSEPYTVSGIQALVLKSKEAALNIKTANDLSGKKVGVGLGTNYEQWVRANVPGADVRTYDDDPTKFADLNNGRTDAILIDRLAALEYAKKAPKTVAAGEAFSRQEAGVALRKGEPELLAAVNKAIDELRADGTLKKLSEKYFNADVTK